A genomic segment from Octopus sinensis linkage group LG4, ASM634580v1, whole genome shotgun sequence encodes:
- the LOC115210365 gene encoding pre-mRNA-splicing factor 18 isoform X1, translating to MTLDFVINVKFYKGLVHKNHRLKYKMDLLKAEIERKKRQLDESQVLVPGKKYFKRGDLAKHNQQSFYNRNSYDVENSSSNEELIEKKDVPLSEPEESKKEEILPRKDVIRRLRDRGEPILLFGETELEAYQRLKRHETLEPDVNKGQGGQNDFKAALDKVDQEYLNELIKTTDGAAKSNDVAFKDDGTTLEDIEKMKKELGQINRDWDQEIVLRFLKYILKLWGEELNSRTEDQKRTMKGKMGSATHTQTVAYLKPLFRKLKQKKVEEDILESMVEIVKYIMNRDYIKANDAYLEMAIGNAPWPIGVTMVGIHARTGREKISSRYVAHVLNDETQRKYIQALKRLMTQCQHFFPTDPSRSVNYESIHSV from the exons ATGACGCTTGACTTCGTGATCAATGTTAAATTTTATAAGGGACTTGTTCATAAGAATCACCGTTTGAAATACAAAATGGATTTATTAAAGGCTGAGatcgaaaggaaaaaaagacaatTAGATGAGAGTCAGGTTTTG GTTCCTGGCAAAAAGTATTTTAAGCGTGGAGATTTGGCGAAGCATAATCAGCAGAGTTTTTATAATAGAAATTCTTACGATGTTGAAAATTCTTCTTCTAATGAGGAG CtgatagagaaaaaagatgtCCCACTTTCGGAACCTGAAGAATCGAAGAAGGAAGAAATTCTACCCCGGAAAgat gttATCCGAAGGTTACGTGACAGAGGAGAACCAATTCTTCTGTTTGGGGAAACAGAACTTGAAGCTTACCAAAGACTAAAACGGCATGAAACTTTGGAACCTGAtgtaaacaaa GGTCAAGGAGGTCAGAATGACTTCAAAGCTGCTTTGGACAAAGTTGATCAAGAATATTTAAATGAGTTAATTAAAACCACAGATGGAGCTGCCAAGTCCAATGATGTTGCTTTTAAAGATGATGGGACCACATTAGAGGATATTGAG aaaatgaaaaaggagCTTGGACAGATTAACCGTGATTGGGATCAAGAAATTGTTTTGCGATTTCTCAAA TATATCCTAAAGCTATGGGGTGAGGAATTAAATAGTCGCACTGAAGATCAAAAACGaactatgaaaggcaaaatgggcAGTGCTACTCATACACAAACTGTTGCATACTTAAAACCTTTATTTCGAAAACTCaaacagaaa AAAGTGGAGGAAGACATTTTGGAAAGTATGGtagaaattgtaaaatatattatgaacAGAGATTATATAAAG GCTAATGATGCTTATCTCGAAATGGCTATTGGTAATGCCCCTTGGCCTATAGGAGTTACCATGGTAGGTATTCATGCACGTACTGGTCGAGAGAAAATTTCTTCTCGATATGTCGCTCACGTACTCAATGATGAAACCCAAAGGAAATATATCCAG gcATTAAAACGGTTGATGACACAGTGCCAACATTTCTTCCCAACCGATCCTTCCCGGAGTGTCAACTACGAATCAATACATTCAGTTTAA
- the LOC115210365 gene encoding pre-mRNA-splicing factor 18 isoform X2 yields the protein MTLDFVINVKFYKGLVHKNHRLKYKMDLLKAEIERKKRQLDESQVLVPGKKYFKRGDLAKHNQQSFYNRNSYDVENSSSNEEVIRRLRDRGEPILLFGETELEAYQRLKRHETLEPDVNKGQGGQNDFKAALDKVDQEYLNELIKTTDGAAKSNDVAFKDDGTTLEDIEKMKKELGQINRDWDQEIVLRFLKYILKLWGEELNSRTEDQKRTMKGKMGSATHTQTVAYLKPLFRKLKQKKVEEDILESMVEIVKYIMNRDYIKANDAYLEMAIGNAPWPIGVTMVGIHARTGREKISSRYVAHVLNDETQRKYIQALKRLMTQCQHFFPTDPSRSVNYESIHSV from the exons ATGACGCTTGACTTCGTGATCAATGTTAAATTTTATAAGGGACTTGTTCATAAGAATCACCGTTTGAAATACAAAATGGATTTATTAAAGGCTGAGatcgaaaggaaaaaaagacaatTAGATGAGAGTCAGGTTTTG GTTCCTGGCAAAAAGTATTTTAAGCGTGGAGATTTGGCGAAGCATAATCAGCAGAGTTTTTATAATAGAAATTCTTACGATGTTGAAAATTCTTCTTCTAATGAGGAG gttATCCGAAGGTTACGTGACAGAGGAGAACCAATTCTTCTGTTTGGGGAAACAGAACTTGAAGCTTACCAAAGACTAAAACGGCATGAAACTTTGGAACCTGAtgtaaacaaa GGTCAAGGAGGTCAGAATGACTTCAAAGCTGCTTTGGACAAAGTTGATCAAGAATATTTAAATGAGTTAATTAAAACCACAGATGGAGCTGCCAAGTCCAATGATGTTGCTTTTAAAGATGATGGGACCACATTAGAGGATATTGAG aaaatgaaaaaggagCTTGGACAGATTAACCGTGATTGGGATCAAGAAATTGTTTTGCGATTTCTCAAA TATATCCTAAAGCTATGGGGTGAGGAATTAAATAGTCGCACTGAAGATCAAAAACGaactatgaaaggcaaaatgggcAGTGCTACTCATACACAAACTGTTGCATACTTAAAACCTTTATTTCGAAAACTCaaacagaaa AAAGTGGAGGAAGACATTTTGGAAAGTATGGtagaaattgtaaaatatattatgaacAGAGATTATATAAAG GCTAATGATGCTTATCTCGAAATGGCTATTGGTAATGCCCCTTGGCCTATAGGAGTTACCATGGTAGGTATTCATGCACGTACTGGTCGAGAGAAAATTTCTTCTCGATATGTCGCTCACGTACTCAATGATGAAACCCAAAGGAAATATATCCAG gcATTAAAACGGTTGATGACACAGTGCCAACATTTCTTCCCAACCGATCCTTCCCGGAGTGTCAACTACGAATCAATACATTCAGTTTAA